A window of Pirellulales bacterium contains these coding sequences:
- the pstC gene encoding phosphate ABC transporter permease subunit PstC: MATTLERPIVDARPISRPPTKREIYSDRGFRLLTGLFAWATVALLVFIVLEIGAKAVPSMKTEGLGFITGKVWDANAQQYGILPQIWGTLYSSAIALVIGSILGVAVAVFLSERFLSTAVFKLLKVFGKQFHPFWGKLPDQLDALLKNLIELLAAIPSVVYGLWGIFVIIPLIRPPCNWLHDHLGWIPLFGTSLSGPGMLPASLVLAIMILPTISAISRDALVAVPPKLREAAYGLGATRWEAILGVIVPTAQIGIIGSILLAFGRALGETMALAMLVGNANVISVSLFSPGNTLAALLANNFPEANKANVGVLMYAALVLMAITLVVNIFGSLVLQHSAARTRGAR; encoded by the coding sequence ATGGCAACAACGCTCGAACGTCCCATCGTCGACGCGCGGCCGATTTCCCGGCCGCCGACGAAGCGCGAGATTTATTCCGACCGGGGTTTCCGTTTGCTGACCGGCCTCTTCGCTTGGGCCACGGTCGCCTTGTTGGTTTTCATCGTGCTCGAAATCGGAGCGAAGGCGGTTCCCTCGATGAAGACCGAGGGGCTGGGCTTCATCACCGGAAAAGTCTGGGATGCCAACGCGCAGCAATACGGCATCTTGCCGCAAATCTGGGGCACTCTTTATAGCTCGGCAATCGCGCTGGTGATCGGCAGCATCCTAGGCGTCGCGGTGGCCGTGTTTCTCAGCGAGCGATTCCTTTCGACAGCCGTGTTCAAACTGCTCAAGGTTTTTGGAAAGCAATTTCATCCCTTCTGGGGCAAGTTGCCCGATCAACTCGATGCGCTGCTCAAGAACCTGATTGAATTGCTGGCCGCGATTCCGAGCGTGGTTTATGGGCTGTGGGGAATTTTCGTGATCATTCCGCTGATCCGCCCTCCCTGCAATTGGCTCCACGACCATCTGGGCTGGATTCCGTTGTTCGGCACTTCGCTGAGCGGGCCCGGCATGCTCCCCGCCTCGTTGGTGCTGGCGATCATGATTCTGCCGACGATTTCGGCGATCAGCCGCGATGCGCTGGTTGCCGTGCCGCCGAAGCTCCGCGAGGCGGCATACGGCTTGGGTGCGACCCGTTGGGAAGCGATCCTGGGCGTCATCGTTCCGACGGCGCAGATCGGCATCATCGGATCGATCTTGTTGGCGTTCGGCCGCGCGCTTGGGGAGACGATGGCGTTGGCAATGCTTGTCGGCAATGCGAACGTGATCAGCGTCTCGCTTTTTTCGCCCGGGAACACGCTGGCTGCCCTGCTGGCCAATAATTTCCCCGAAGCGAACAAGGCGAATGTCGGCGTGCTAATGTATGCCGCGCTGGTGCTGATGGCGATAACGCTGGTGGTGAATATTTTCGGTTCTTTGGTCTTGCAACACTCGGCCGCACGGACGCGCGGCGCGCGATAG
- the pstS gene encoding phosphate ABC transporter substrate-binding protein PstS: protein MATRTRTVAWTSILLLACSGTGCSTGGGSGGLKLQGAGASFPAPLYTKWFKAYSADHPDALVDYQSVGSGSGVKAMIDHTVDFGASDAAMTDEEIAQVPGGVQLLPMTAGSIVLAYNLPDIDNLKLSREAYAGIFLGKIKKWNDPAIAAANEDVKLPDTDVNVVVRADSSGTTFVFTKHLSTISKDFAASPGVNKMPNWPVGTKSKGNEGVSAAISTTPGAIGYVEYGYAIGAKLKMAKLENKAGKYIEPSIASGQASLASLEMPADLRAWLPDPEGEKSYPIVTYTWILAYKKMPEAAKAKALRAVLAYCLTDGQKKSESLGYIPLPDNVVTKVKAALENIQSDGPAAASAKPDDKTENKGA, encoded by the coding sequence ATGGCGACACGCACGCGGACGGTTGCTTGGACCTCGATTTTGTTGTTGGCATGCTCCGGCACCGGTTGTTCCACAGGAGGGGGCTCGGGCGGCCTGAAGTTGCAGGGCGCGGGAGCCAGTTTTCCGGCCCCCCTCTACACCAAATGGTTCAAGGCATATTCCGCCGATCATCCCGATGCGTTGGTCGATTATCAATCCGTCGGCAGCGGTAGCGGGGTGAAAGCGATGATCGACCATACGGTCGACTTCGGCGCCAGCGATGCCGCGATGACCGACGAAGAAATCGCACAGGTGCCGGGGGGCGTCCAATTGCTGCCGATGACGGCCGGCAGCATCGTGTTGGCCTACAACCTTCCCGACATCGACAATCTGAAGCTTTCGCGCGAGGCCTATGCCGGCATTTTCCTCGGCAAGATCAAGAAGTGGAACGATCCGGCGATCGCAGCGGCCAACGAAGACGTGAAGCTGCCGGATACGGATGTGAACGTGGTCGTTCGCGCCGACAGCAGCGGCACCACGTTTGTCTTCACGAAGCATCTCAGCACGATCAGCAAGGATTTCGCCGCCAGCCCGGGCGTTAACAAGATGCCAAACTGGCCGGTCGGCACGAAATCGAAGGGCAACGAAGGCGTCTCGGCGGCCATCAGCACCACGCCCGGCGCGATTGGATACGTCGAATATGGCTATGCCATCGGCGCGAAACTGAAGATGGCCAAGCTGGAAAACAAGGCCGGCAAATACATCGAACCGTCGATCGCATCCGGCCAGGCGTCGCTGGCTTCGCTCGAAATGCCGGCCGATCTGCGTGCGTGGCTTCCTGATCCGGAAGGCGAGAAATCGTATCCGATCGTCACTTACACCTGGATCCTGGCCTACAAGAAAATGCCCGAGGCCGCGAAGGCAAAGGCGCTACGTGCGGTCCTCGCGTACTGCCTTACCGACGGCCAAAAGAAGAGCGAATCGCTCGGCTATATCCCGCTGCCGGACAACGTGGTTACGAAGGTGAAAGCCGCGCTCGAGAATATTCAATCCGACGGCCCGGCAGCGGCGAGCGCAAAGCCAGACGACAAAACCGAGAACAAGGGAGCCTGA
- a CDS encoding glycoside hydrolase family 172 protein yields MSTVRTSLATVSILAAALALAPRARADTPANNSDGKLLPYDALIHGMTDLSRLAELPLPGYRFGQWSSYDRASQYDAKTGKYLHWDANGDGSGIIRKEGDDVVMAEMTGPGCIWRIWSAAPGKGHVKIFLDGEEKPAVDMPFEHYFDGKHAPFNFPALSYNLAAVGSSGQNLYLPIPYQKSCKVVADKGWGNYYHLGYATYPQGTRVPTFSARLVAEHADELKRVDDFFAHDLGSDPAGSTSADQVLKKSLEIEAGQTATIARLDGPAAIKCLRVKLAFADRSDEMSALRKLAIRITWDDQKQPAVWCPLGDFFGTAPGVNLYKSLPMGMTDDGFYCYWYMPFAKNAHVEVVNEDKTPRKIDFEITHQPLRRPFDGLGYFHAKWHRDTVELPPDRWPDWQLLDTQGRGRFCGVMLHVWNPRGGWWGEGDEKFFVDGEKFPSTFGTGSEDYFGYAWGNPHLFAMPYHAQTFTQNNQGHQSLLRLHIVDNVPFQDSFEGCIEKYFKNDRGTLYASTVWWYLAPGGKDPYGPVPVGERDGYYVRPQPIFAGFKVLNEPHGDAQLQPMDSYGKGNWKNDQQLWWTGAKPGDTLVLALPVAHGGKYDLTVHLTKARDYGIVQFSIDDQKAGAPIDLYNPAVVPSGPIDLGTFDLSKGQHRLRVKIVGANAAAEKSFMFGIDRADLTAQK; encoded by the coding sequence ATGAGCACCGTTCGAACTTCGCTTGCCACGGTTTCGATTCTTGCCGCCGCACTCGCGCTGGCGCCGCGAGCGCGGGCTGACACGCCCGCAAACAACAGCGACGGCAAATTGCTGCCGTATGACGCGCTGATCCACGGCATGACCGATCTGTCGCGATTGGCCGAGCTTCCGCTGCCCGGATATCGATTTGGACAATGGTCGAGCTACGATCGCGCCAGCCAATACGACGCCAAGACGGGAAAGTATCTCCACTGGGATGCCAACGGCGACGGCAGCGGCATCATTCGCAAGGAAGGCGACGACGTCGTGATGGCGGAAATGACAGGGCCGGGCTGCATCTGGCGCATTTGGTCGGCAGCGCCGGGCAAGGGGCACGTGAAGATCTTTCTCGACGGCGAAGAAAAGCCGGCGGTGGATATGCCGTTCGAGCACTATTTCGACGGCAAGCATGCTCCCTTCAATTTTCCCGCGCTTTCCTACAACCTGGCCGCCGTGGGAAGCAGCGGACAAAACTTGTATCTGCCGATTCCGTATCAGAAATCATGCAAGGTGGTGGCCGACAAAGGTTGGGGCAACTACTACCATTTAGGCTACGCGACCTATCCGCAGGGCACGCGGGTACCAACGTTCTCGGCCCGGCTCGTCGCCGAGCACGCGGACGAGTTGAAACGTGTCGACGATTTCTTCGCCCATGATCTCGGTAGCGATCCAGCCGGGTCGACAAGCGCCGATCAAGTTTTGAAGAAGTCGCTGGAAATCGAAGCGGGGCAAACGGCGACCATCGCACGGCTCGACGGTCCGGCCGCGATCAAATGCTTGCGCGTGAAGCTCGCCTTTGCCGATCGGTCGGATGAAATGTCGGCGCTGCGCAAGCTGGCGATCCGCATCACCTGGGACGATCAGAAGCAGCCTGCGGTGTGGTGTCCGCTCGGCGATTTCTTCGGCACCGCGCCCGGCGTCAACCTCTACAAATCGCTTCCGATGGGAATGACCGACGACGGCTTCTACTGCTATTGGTATATGCCGTTCGCAAAGAACGCACACGTGGAAGTGGTAAATGAAGACAAGACGCCGCGGAAGATCGACTTCGAAATCACGCATCAACCGCTCCGGCGGCCCTTCGACGGCTTGGGCTATTTCCACGCGAAATGGCATCGCGACACGGTCGAGCTTCCGCCCGATCGCTGGCCCGACTGGCAATTGCTCGACACGCAAGGCCGCGGGCGGTTTTGCGGCGTGATGTTGCACGTTTGGAATCCGCGCGGCGGGTGGTGGGGAGAAGGGGACGAGAAGTTCTTCGTCGACGGCGAAAAATTTCCCTCCACCTTCGGCACCGGCTCGGAAGATTATTTCGGCTACGCGTGGGGCAATCCGCATCTGTTCGCCATGCCGTATCATGCCCAAACGTTCACGCAGAACAACCAGGGCCACCAATCGCTGTTGCGATTGCATATCGTCGACAACGTGCCGTTCCAAGATTCCTTCGAAGGCTGCATCGAAAAGTATTTCAAGAACGACCGCGGCACGCTCTACGCTTCGACGGTGTGGTGGTATCTGGCGCCCGGCGGCAAAGATCCGTACGGACCGGTGCCGGTCGGCGAGCGCGACGGTTATTACGTCCGCCCGCAGCCGATCTTCGCCGGCTTCAAAGTGCTCAACGAGCCGCATGGCGACGCACAACTCCAGCCGATGGATAGCTACGGCAAGGGCAATTGGAAAAACGATCAGCAACTTTGGTGGACCGGCGCCAAGCCCGGCGACACGCTCGTGCTGGCGTTGCCCGTCGCGCACGGCGGCAAATACGATTTGACGGTCCATCTCACCAAGGCACGTGACTATGGCATCGTGCAATTCTCGATCGACGACCAAAAAGCCGGCGCACCGATCGATCTCTACAATCCGGCGGTCGTTCCCAGCGGGCCGATCGATCTCGGCACGTTCGATTTATCCAAGGGCCAGCATCGGCTTAGGGTGAAAATCGTCGGCGCCAACGCCGCCGCGGAAAAATCCTTTATGTTCGGCATCGACCGCGCCGATCTGACAGCGCAGAAATAG
- a CDS encoding trypsin-like peptidase domain-containing protein, producing MALQYDADYLGRNALTRTGRAQVRAASTPARLRRWLLPSLAAMLIAATALPAAAQLPGDPEPTQAERDKQYAALSHDVSQLEQMGMVLKRVVKLVRPTIVHIEATKADPLAKRYSHQSIEEAGSGTIFELSGNYYVLTNRHVIRSATEANIHIKLSDGRTISPTKVWSDPGTDVAVLAISAPHVYPAHIGNSDLIDIGDFVLAVGSPFGLSHTVTFGIISAKGRRDLELGDERIQFQDFLQTDAAINPGNSGGPLLNLRGEVVGMNTAIATSSGGSEGIGFTIPINMAMSIARQLIEKGSVVRAFLGVTLDPNFSDQTAASLGLPRVEGSHVTGITPNSPASAAKLQVDDVILEFNGVPVDDDAHLVNLVSLTDVGKAVPIVVFRDRKLVRLTVKVGDRAHFDAS from the coding sequence ATGGCTTTGCAATACGACGCAGATTATCTCGGAAGGAACGCTCTCACACGGACCGGCCGCGCCCAAGTTCGTGCCGCATCGACCCCAGCCCGCCTGCGGCGATGGTTGCTGCCCAGCCTCGCGGCGATGTTGATCGCGGCGACCGCATTGCCCGCGGCCGCGCAGTTGCCCGGCGATCCGGAGCCGACCCAAGCGGAGCGCGACAAGCAATATGCCGCGCTTTCGCATGATGTTTCCCAGTTGGAGCAGATGGGCATGGTGCTCAAGCGCGTCGTGAAACTGGTTCGCCCGACGATCGTGCATATCGAGGCGACCAAGGCCGATCCGCTCGCCAAGCGGTATTCGCATCAGTCGATCGAGGAAGCCGGCTCCGGCACGATCTTCGAGCTGAGCGGCAACTACTACGTGCTCACGAATCGGCACGTGATCCGCTCGGCCACGGAAGCGAATATTCATATCAAGCTTTCCGATGGCCGCACGATCAGCCCGACGAAGGTGTGGAGCGATCCGGGAACCGACGTGGCGGTGTTGGCGATTTCGGCGCCGCATGTTTATCCGGCTCACATCGGCAATAGCGATCTGATCGACATCGGCGATTTCGTGCTGGCCGTGGGGAGCCCGTTCGGCTTGAGCCACACCGTCACGTTCGGCATCATCAGCGCCAAAGGGCGCCGCGATTTGGAGCTGGGCGACGAGCGAATTCAATTCCAAGACTTTCTGCAAACCGATGCCGCCATCAATCCCGGCAACAGCGGCGGGCCGCTGCTGAATTTGCGCGGTGAAGTGGTCGGCATGAACACGGCTATCGCCACCAGCTCCGGCGGCAGCGAAGGCATCGGCTTCACGATTCCGATCAACATGGCGATGAGCATCGCCCGGCAGTTGATCGAAAAAGGATCGGTGGTGCGTGCGTTTTTGGGTGTCACGCTCGATCCGAATTTCAGCGATCAGACGGCGGCAAGCCTCGGCCTGCCGCGCGTCGAGGGTTCGCACGTCACAGGAATCACGCCGAACTCGCCGGCCTCGGCTGCCAAGCTGCAAGTCGACGACGTGATTCTGGAATTCAACGGCGTGCCGGTCGACGACGACGCCCATCTGGTGAATCTCGTCAGCCTGACCGACGTTGGCAAAGCAGTGCCGATCGTCGTGTTCCGCGACCGAAAACTGGTGCGGCTGACGGTCAAAGTCGGCGACCGAGCGCATTTCGACGCGAGCTGA
- a CDS encoding HlyD family secretion protein — MPAESADSSPQAESNGREPSESQRLAEIEARGYAAAISSRTSQTQPEKSRNKPQRKDEAKHKPDSDSEIDTGSDSDAESDADSDADAAEHRSPDEKAKQPSKPFYKRPLLMTVIIVVAVVVIVGGIVYWLWARQFESTDDAFIDGNVVQMQPKVTGYVVAMHFTDNELVTAGQLLIEIDPRDYQAALDSAAAASAAAAGRLAEADAQLTGAESQVAASRANVAAAVANAQNAQKDLARYQALTPTGAASRQSLDAAIATAQSTAAQETAARATTNSSAAQASLARAHKVTAAADMAQARAQLAEAKLNLSYAKIRAPITGRVTQRTVDLGDYLAPGQPMFALVDPNVWVTANFKETQLTNMHVGQHVRVHIDAFPSRYLDAHVDSFQRGTGARFSILPAENATGNFVKVVQRVPVKILFDQPVPQDMMLGPGMSVEPRITIR; from the coding sequence ATGCCCGCCGAGAGCGCTGATTCCTCGCCACAAGCTGAATCCAATGGCCGCGAGCCGTCGGAATCGCAGCGGCTGGCAGAAATTGAAGCACGCGGATACGCCGCCGCCATTTCGTCACGTACCAGCCAGACGCAGCCGGAAAAATCGCGGAATAAGCCACAAAGGAAAGACGAAGCAAAGCATAAACCGGACTCAGACTCCGAAATCGATACTGGAAGCGATTCCGACGCCGAGTCCGACGCCGATTCTGATGCCGATGCGGCCGAACATCGATCGCCGGACGAGAAGGCCAAACAGCCCAGCAAGCCGTTCTATAAACGGCCGCTGCTGATGACGGTGATCATCGTTGTCGCGGTGGTCGTGATCGTTGGCGGAATCGTCTATTGGCTGTGGGCACGCCAGTTTGAATCGACGGACGACGCCTTTATCGACGGCAACGTGGTGCAGATGCAGCCCAAGGTGACCGGTTATGTCGTGGCGATGCACTTTACCGACAACGAACTTGTCACCGCCGGGCAATTATTGATCGAGATCGACCCGCGTGACTACCAGGCGGCACTCGACAGCGCCGCGGCCGCGTCGGCCGCGGCCGCCGGACGACTGGCGGAAGCCGATGCGCAGCTCACCGGGGCCGAATCCCAGGTCGCAGCCAGCCGAGCCAATGTGGCCGCCGCCGTGGCCAATGCACAAAACGCCCAAAAGGATTTGGCTCGCTACCAAGCGCTAACGCCCACAGGCGCTGCCAGCCGGCAGTCTTTGGACGCGGCGATCGCGACCGCCCAATCGACTGCCGCGCAAGAAACAGCGGCGCGGGCAACCACGAACTCGTCGGCAGCGCAAGCATCCTTGGCGCGGGCGCATAAGGTCACCGCTGCCGCAGATATGGCCCAAGCGCGGGCGCAATTGGCCGAGGCGAAGTTGAATCTGTCGTATGCCAAAATCCGCGCGCCGATCACCGGCCGTGTCACGCAGCGGACCGTCGACCTGGGCGACTATTTGGCGCCCGGTCAACCGATGTTTGCTCTGGTCGATCCCAATGTTTGGGTAACGGCGAACTTCAAGGAAACGCAGCTCACGAACATGCATGTGGGCCAGCATGTGCGGGTGCACATCGACGCATTTCCAAGCCGCTATTTGGATGCGCATGTCGATAGTTTCCAGCGTGGAACCGGGGCGCGGTTCAGCATTTTGCCGGCGGAAAATGCCACCGGCAACTTCGTGAAAGTGGTCCAACGCGTGCCGGTCAAGATTCTGTTCGACCAGCCGGTGCCGCAAGACATGATGCTCGGACCGGGAATGTCGGTCGAACCCAGGATAACCATTCGGTAA
- a CDS encoding DHA2 family efflux MFS transporter permease subunit: MHATAAELDRPKAARTGSPPLPLSMAGPHNPWLVAIVVSIATFMEVLDTSIANVSLRHIAGSLAASVDESTWVLTSYLVSNAIVLPISGWLASVLGRKRFYMSCVALFTASSVLCGLAPSLSWLIVFRVFQGIGGGGLAPSEQSILADSFPPEKRGMAFALYGVAVVVAPTVGPTLGGWITDNYSWHWVFFINLPVGLLSLVLSAWTLVEPPAERNARKKMHAKGIRVDYVGFGLVALGLGCLQVVLDKGQRDDWFGSNFIVTFSIISAVALVFLVIWELTRPDPIVNLHLLRIRGFAAANVVMFAVGFILFGTTQLLPQLVQDVLNYTATYAGLALTPGGFAVMVLMPVVGYLLGKVSARNVIMFGLLIEAISLFSMSGLNAEISYWQIAMARVFQASGIAFLFVPASTVAYVGLPAGANNDASALINLSRNMGGSVGISLVQTLLARRSQFHQSRLIENLTPYSPAFRNGLAHIQHIVPGKKPALEALYQAVQLQATTMSYLDIFYLLAWASLVILPVAFLLAKAKPGEQHASH; encoded by the coding sequence ATGCACGCGACGGCCGCCGAATTGGACCGACCGAAGGCCGCCCGTACCGGCAGCCCGCCATTGCCGCTGAGCATGGCCGGGCCGCATAACCCATGGCTCGTGGCCATCGTCGTGTCGATCGCGACGTTCATGGAGGTGCTGGACACCAGCATTGCCAACGTTTCGCTGAGACATATCGCCGGCAGCCTCGCCGCCTCGGTCGACGAATCGACCTGGGTGCTCACGAGCTATCTGGTATCCAATGCGATCGTGCTGCCGATCAGCGGCTGGTTGGCGAGCGTGCTGGGCCGTAAGCGGTTTTATATGTCGTGCGTCGCGCTGTTCACGGCCAGCTCGGTGCTCTGCGGATTGGCTCCTTCGCTTTCTTGGTTGATCGTGTTTCGAGTGTTCCAGGGAATTGGCGGCGGCGGGCTGGCTCCGAGCGAACAATCGATTCTTGCCGATTCGTTTCCGCCGGAAAAACGGGGCATGGCGTTCGCTTTGTACGGCGTGGCCGTCGTCGTGGCGCCGACCGTCGGACCCACACTCGGCGGCTGGATCACCGACAACTACAGTTGGCACTGGGTCTTCTTCATCAATCTGCCCGTCGGGCTGTTGTCGCTAGTGCTTTCGGCTTGGACGCTGGTGGAGCCGCCGGCGGAAAGAAACGCACGAAAAAAGATGCACGCGAAAGGGATTCGCGTTGATTATGTTGGCTTCGGGCTCGTGGCGCTCGGGCTCGGCTGCTTGCAAGTCGTGCTCGACAAGGGTCAGCGCGACGACTGGTTTGGCTCGAATTTCATTGTCACGTTCAGCATCATTTCGGCCGTTGCACTCGTGTTTCTGGTGATCTGGGAACTTACCCGGCCCGATCCCATCGTCAATTTGCACCTGCTGCGAATTCGAGGGTTCGCGGCCGCAAATGTCGTCATGTTTGCGGTGGGATTCATTCTTTTCGGCACCACGCAACTGCTCCCGCAATTGGTGCAAGATGTGCTCAACTACACGGCCACGTACGCGGGCTTGGCGCTCACTCCCGGTGGTTTTGCCGTCATGGTGCTGATGCCGGTGGTGGGCTACTTGCTGGGAAAAGTCTCGGCGCGGAACGTGATTATGTTTGGCTTGCTGATCGAGGCTATTTCGCTCTTCAGCATGAGCGGCCTGAACGCCGAAATCTCGTATTGGCAAATTGCCATGGCGCGCGTGTTTCAGGCCAGCGGCATCGCGTTCTTGTTCGTTCCGGCATCAACGGTGGCCTATGTCGGTCTACCGGCCGGCGCGAACAATGACGCATCGGCCCTCATCAACTTGTCGCGGAACATGGGCGGCAGCGTCGGGATTTCGCTCGTGCAAACTTTGCTCGCTCGGCGAAGTCAATTCCACCAAAGCCGACTGATCGAAAATCTCACGCCTTATTCGCCGGCATTTCGAAATGGCCTTGCGCATATTCAACACATCGTTCCCGGCAAAAAGCCGGCGCTGGAAGCCCTTTATCAGGCGGTGCAGCTTCAAGCGACGACCATGTCGTACCTCGACATCTTCTATTTGCTCGCCTGGGCCTCGCTCGTGATTCTGCCGGTGGCATTCTTGCTCGCCAAAGCCAAGCCCGGCGAGCAACATGCCTCGCACTGA
- a CDS encoding TolC family protein: protein MTPSERNPGLSGRTGGSEPAHRRTFVAALLLAALLANGCGLAQWWHDGFKVGPNYTPPPAPVAESWIESGDRHLANSPALDCGWWTAFRDPVLDQLIDAAYHENLNLQIAGTRILEARAERNIAAGDLFPQTQNALADYAHAQVSKNLGLPLGGTFDTWATGFNASWELDFWGRFRRTVEANNATVDASVEGYRDALVMLLAEVATNYVQMRTFEQRIAYSRRNADIQRGSLRLAEQRSNKEAAPISTCGRRAPIYCKRSRCCRRSKRAAGRQAIGWPCCEECR from the coding sequence GTGACTCCTTCCGAGCGGAATCCGGGCCTTTCGGGACGCACGGGCGGCAGCGAGCCAGCGCATCGCCGAACGTTTGTCGCAGCGCTGCTGTTGGCCGCGCTATTGGCCAATGGCTGTGGACTTGCGCAATGGTGGCACGACGGCTTTAAAGTTGGGCCGAACTACACGCCGCCGCCAGCCCCCGTCGCGGAATCTTGGATCGAATCCGGCGACCGTCATCTTGCGAACTCCCCCGCGCTCGATTGCGGATGGTGGACCGCGTTTCGCGATCCAGTTCTCGACCAACTCATCGATGCCGCCTATCACGAAAACCTGAATTTGCAAATTGCGGGCACGCGGATTCTCGAAGCTCGCGCGGAACGCAACATCGCGGCCGGCGATTTATTTCCGCAAACTCAAAACGCCTTGGCCGACTATGCGCATGCGCAAGTGAGCAAGAATCTTGGCCTGCCGCTGGGCGGAACGTTTGACACCTGGGCTACCGGGTTCAACGCATCGTGGGAACTGGATTTCTGGGGCCGATTCCGCAGAACCGTCGAAGCCAATAACGCGACCGTCGATGCCTCCGTCGAAGGCTACCGCGATGCGTTGGTCATGCTGCTGGCGGAAGTGGCCACCAACTACGTGCAAATGCGCACGTTCGAGCAGCGAATCGCCTACAGCCGCCGCAATGCCGACATCCAGCGCGGATCGCTCCGCCTCGCCGAACAGCGTTCAAACAAGGAGGCAGCACCGATCTCGACGTGCGGCAGGCGCGCGCCAATCTATTGCAAACGGAGTCGCTGCTGCCGGCGCTCGAAACGGGCCGCCGGCAGGCAAGCCATCGGCTGGCCGTGTTGCGAGGAATGCCGGTGA